A single window of Pseudomonas lijiangensis DNA harbors:
- a CDS encoding methyl-accepting chemotaxis protein translates to MRRLNLAPRSALCFGFFCLMLLLQGGLFMRQAEKLNEAEKHVETNVLPSVKLLGSLDREFVSLRGNNARLRNPVEPQERKTKAASDIQQSRQLISEYSDALGKLIVTTEGQKAFSELKQAITGYNAIQDRYLSEAAAGNLEAAVKTSNTDMKAAADLTEASLQKLIGVNDTKAKRAGEKADAAYHGTVVMVILFVVLGATGTVLLAWLYTRSLTVPIGDALEIARRIAANDLTQPIKQEGTDEAARLVGSLAAMQSNLRGALATILDSASQLASTSEEMHVVTEDASRTTQRQSNEIEMAATAVTEMSAAVDEVASNAAAASTSAAQSTKAALDGRAQVDETVAAINLMVAKVGDTSAEVRGLATMATDISKVLDVIRAIAEQTNLLALNAAIEAARAGEAGRGFAVVADEVRALAHRTQQSTREIEQMVSSIQTGTHQAVTAMEQTSHQAHNTLELANGAGQALLAITDSIGQINERNLMIATAAEEQAQVAREVDRSLVSIRDLSAQTSEGANQTTIATAELSKLATNLSRITKQFQV, encoded by the coding sequence ATGCGACGTCTTAACCTGGCCCCCCGTTCCGCCCTGTGCTTTGGCTTTTTCTGCCTGATGTTATTGCTTCAGGGAGGGTTGTTCATGCGCCAGGCCGAGAAGCTCAATGAGGCAGAGAAACATGTTGAAACAAATGTGCTGCCCAGCGTCAAGCTGCTCGGCTCGCTGGATCGCGAGTTCGTCAGCCTGCGGGGTAACAATGCTCGCCTGCGCAACCCTGTGGAACCACAGGAACGCAAGACCAAGGCGGCCAGCGATATTCAGCAGTCCCGTCAGTTGATCAGTGAATACAGCGATGCTCTTGGCAAGCTGATTGTCACGACTGAAGGTCAAAAAGCCTTCAGTGAGCTCAAGCAAGCCATTACCGGCTATAACGCCATCCAGGATCGTTACCTGTCGGAGGCAGCAGCAGGCAATCTCGAAGCTGCGGTCAAGACCTCCAATACGGACATGAAAGCCGCTGCCGACCTGACCGAGGCTTCGCTGCAGAAGCTGATCGGCGTGAACGACACAAAAGCCAAGCGTGCGGGTGAGAAGGCTGACGCTGCTTACCATGGCACGGTGGTGATGGTGATTCTGTTCGTGGTGCTGGGCGCGACAGGCACTGTGCTGCTGGCCTGGCTGTATACCCGCAGCCTTACCGTACCTATCGGCGATGCACTGGAGATTGCCCGGCGTATCGCAGCCAATGACTTGACCCAGCCCATCAAGCAAGAGGGCACCGATGAAGCGGCGCGACTGGTCGGTTCGCTGGCCGCCATGCAGTCCAATCTGCGTGGGGCTCTGGCCACCATCCTGGACTCGGCGTCCCAATTGGCTTCGACTTCCGAAGAAATGCATGTCGTGACCGAAGACGCCTCGCGCACCACCCAGCGCCAGAGTAACGAAATCGAAATGGCCGCAACCGCGGTCACTGAAATGAGTGCTGCGGTTGATGAGGTCGCCAGCAACGCTGCGGCGGCCTCGACGTCGGCGGCGCAGTCCACCAAGGCGGCGCTGGATGGCCGCGCTCAGGTGGATGAAACGGTCGCCGCGATCAACCTGATGGTGGCCAAGGTGGGAGATACCTCCGCCGAGGTGCGCGGGCTGGCGACCATGGCCACGGATATCAGCAAGGTGCTGGACGTCATTCGTGCCATCGCCGAGCAGACCAACCTCCTGGCACTCAATGCTGCCATCGAAGCGGCACGTGCTGGCGAAGCCGGTCGTGGATTTGCCGTGGTGGCCGATGAGGTGAGGGCGCTGGCGCATCGCACCCAGCAATCGACCCGTGAAATCGAGCAGATGGTCAGTTCTATCCAGACCGGTACTCATCAGGCGGTGACGGCCATGGAGCAGACCAGCCATCAGGCCCACAACACGCTGGAACTGGCCAATGGTGCCGGGCAGGCACTGCTGGCTATTACCGACTCCATCGGCCAGATCAACGAGCGCAATCTGATGATTGCCACCGCCGCCGAAGAGCAGGCTCAGGTGGCGCGAGAGGTCGATAGAAGCCTGGTCAGCATTCGTGACCTGTCGGCTCAGACTTCCGAGGGCGCGAACCAGACGACAATCGCCACTGCAGAGCTGTCCAAGCTGGCGACAAACCTGAGTCGCATCACCAAGCAATTCCAGGTCTAG
- a CDS encoding GntR family transcriptional regulator, translating into MQSVPTYVERQPVTAEEEAYNFLLNAICSGRYRKGDRLIAEDIASEIGTSRMPVREAFRRLDAQGLVTLRPNRGAVVSGLDIEQMNEVFEMRAALEGLAVRVAVSRINDRQITILERLLDDMDDFRDDPGHWIARHRAFHEYLCSLSERPRLMKQIFSLYSLIEAPMRLWLEHGEKPLSGRQEHAQILDAVRARDAEAAERVIRQHIEGTLPALTLFLRSEP; encoded by the coding sequence ATGCAGAGCGTACCCACCTATGTGGAGCGTCAGCCGGTTACGGCCGAAGAGGAGGCTTACAACTTCCTGTTGAATGCGATCTGTTCGGGTCGTTATCGCAAGGGTGATCGTCTGATAGCCGAAGACATTGCCAGTGAAATCGGGACCAGCCGGATGCCGGTACGCGAGGCGTTTCGGCGTCTGGATGCTCAGGGGCTGGTCACGTTGCGCCCCAACCGCGGCGCTGTTGTCAGCGGCCTGGATATTGAGCAGATGAACGAAGTGTTCGAGATGCGCGCGGCGCTGGAAGGTCTGGCGGTGCGGGTGGCGGTGAGCAGGATCAATGATCGGCAGATCACGATTCTGGAACGGCTTCTTGATGACATGGATGATTTTCGCGACGACCCCGGACACTGGATCGCCCGCCATCGCGCATTCCATGAATACCTGTGCAGCCTCAGCGAACGGCCGCGGCTGATGAAGCAGATTTTCTCCCTGTACTCATTGATCGAGGCCCCCATGCGCCTGTGGCTGGAGCACGGTGAAAAGCCGCTCAGTGGCCGCCAGGAACATGCACAGATTCTTGATGCCGTTCGCGCTCGCGATGCCGAGGCCGCTGAACGTGTGATTCGCCAGCACATTGAAGGGACGCTGCCGGCGCTGACGTTGTTTCTCCGATCCGAGCCATAA
- a CDS encoding ABC transporter substrate-binding protein, whose product MRKQCALVVAVYFGLASHLAMAEPTVPQRLQSVEKLTYCSGMDSPPLVAFDEAQKPRGLAVDLGLEIARRLGNKKVEWRVIPFSGLVPALLASQCDMIVDQLFDKPERRQVIDIVNYMYSSQSVVVPKGNPNGISAVSDLSGHKVAVLNGSTIKTLLDTENDSLTKAGKPPMKLVVYNSDTDAFQALRISQVDAYGTTVETAGYYASMAPDLFQEGVPAFARILTGLGIRKDDPQLTAAVEQIIKDMRTDGSYSKLLAKWHVDSDKLD is encoded by the coding sequence ATGCGTAAGCAATGCGCTCTTGTTGTCGCAGTTTACTTCGGTCTCGCTTCCCATCTGGCGATGGCTGAACCGACCGTTCCTCAACGTCTGCAATCGGTTGAAAAACTGACCTACTGTTCGGGCATGGATTCGCCGCCTCTGGTTGCATTCGACGAGGCGCAGAAGCCCAGGGGGCTGGCGGTGGATCTGGGGCTGGAAATAGCCAGGCGACTGGGCAACAAGAAGGTGGAGTGGCGTGTCATTCCGTTTTCCGGGCTGGTGCCTGCGTTGCTCGCCAGCCAGTGCGACATGATCGTCGATCAGCTGTTTGACAAGCCTGAGCGTCGTCAGGTCATCGACATCGTCAACTATATGTACTCCAGCCAGTCCGTCGTCGTACCCAAGGGCAATCCCAATGGGATCTCGGCCGTGTCGGATCTCTCCGGTCACAAGGTCGCCGTGCTCAATGGTTCGACCATCAAGACGCTGCTCGATACTGAGAACGACAGCCTGACGAAGGCGGGCAAGCCGCCCATGAAGCTGGTCGTCTACAACTCCGATACCGATGCTTTCCAGGCGCTGCGCATCAGCCAGGTGGATGCCTATGGCACCACAGTGGAGACCGCCGGTTACTACGCATCGATGGCGCCTGACCTGTTTCAGGAAGGTGTTCCGGCATTTGCCAGGATCCTGACCGGGCTGGGCATCCGCAAGGATGATCCGCAACTCACTGCTGCCGTCGAGCAGATCATCAAGGACATGCGCACTGATGGCAGCTACAGCAAGCTGCTTGCCAAATGGCATGTCGACAGCGACAAGCTGGACTGA
- a CDS encoding amino acid ABC transporter permease, whose amino-acid sequence MNFNWDVFWQYLLQPSDVYLNALWLTCVISVLAMAMGCVLGLLAALMRLSGNPLLQYPVRFYVWLMRGTPLLVQIVFLYTALAAGGIFRFQDIDLGWFVLPGNIQAAIIALALNEGAYMAEIIRSGIGAIDKGQYEAGRSLGMTFGKLMRRIVLPQAFRVIVPPIGNEFNVMLKNTTLVSVIGVQELLLSTQMITSATFRVFELYLVVAIYFLLLTTLWGFFQSWLERRFGQSDRPKAAASKRMFGSSTSRLLRGR is encoded by the coding sequence ATGAACTTCAACTGGGACGTGTTCTGGCAATACCTCTTGCAACCTAGTGACGTGTATCTCAATGCGCTGTGGCTTACCTGCGTCATCAGTGTTCTGGCGATGGCAATGGGCTGTGTACTGGGGCTGCTCGCGGCCCTCATGCGTCTCTCCGGGAATCCGCTGCTGCAATACCCTGTGCGGTTTTATGTGTGGCTGATGCGCGGTACACCTCTGCTGGTGCAGATCGTATTCCTGTACACGGCTCTGGCTGCCGGCGGGATATTCCGGTTTCAGGACATTGATCTGGGATGGTTCGTACTGCCGGGCAATATTCAGGCGGCGATCATTGCGCTGGCGTTGAATGAAGGGGCCTATATGGCTGAAATCATTCGCTCGGGCATCGGTGCAATCGACAAGGGCCAGTACGAAGCGGGCCGTTCCCTGGGGATGACGTTTGGCAAGCTGATGCGGCGCATCGTGCTGCCTCAGGCATTTCGCGTCATCGTCCCGCCGATTGGCAACGAGTTCAACGTCATGCTCAAGAACACCACCCTCGTGAGTGTGATTGGCGTGCAGGAACTGCTGCTCAGTACCCAGATGATCACCTCGGCCACTTTCAGGGTTTTTGAGCTGTACCTGGTGGTTGCCATTTACTTCCTGCTGCTGACCACCCTCTGGGGCTTTTTCCAGAGCTGGCTGGAAAGACGTTTCGGTCAGTCGGACCGGCCGAAAGCGGCAGCATCAAAACGGATGTTCGGCAGCAGTACATCCAGGTTGTTGAGGGGGCGTTGA
- a CDS encoding amino acid ABC transporter ATP-binding protein has protein sequence MTKTSKDFVIEAMDIHKSFGDLEILKGISLQVARGEVVVLIGASGSGKTTFIRCINLLEEIQSGRIRVNGEPMGYHEGKDGSLIRDSERNIARQRRNIGMVFQRFNLFPHMTALENIIEAPVQVLGVKRAEAIEQARQLLARVGLADKADHYPSMLSGGQQQRVAIARTLAMKPQAILFDEPTSALDPETVGEVLQVMKELAEEGMTMVVVTHEMGFAREVADRVVVLDQGELIEQGPPSQIFSKPTHPRTRAFLSRVLPEALLC, from the coding sequence ATGACGAAAACCAGCAAAGACTTCGTGATCGAGGCCATGGACATCCACAAGTCGTTCGGGGATCTGGAGATTCTCAAGGGGATTTCCCTGCAGGTGGCGCGGGGTGAGGTGGTGGTGCTGATCGGAGCTTCCGGTTCTGGGAAGACCACGTTCATCCGCTGCATCAATCTTCTGGAAGAAATCCAGAGTGGCCGGATCCGCGTCAATGGCGAGCCCATGGGCTACCACGAGGGCAAGGATGGCAGCCTGATACGTGACAGCGAGCGCAACATCGCCCGGCAGCGCCGCAATATCGGCATGGTCTTTCAGCGTTTCAATCTGTTTCCGCACATGACGGCCCTGGAAAACATTATCGAAGCGCCTGTTCAGGTACTGGGTGTAAAACGTGCCGAGGCCATTGAACAGGCCCGGCAATTGCTGGCGCGCGTAGGGCTGGCGGACAAGGCGGATCACTATCCTTCGATGTTGTCCGGCGGGCAACAGCAGCGGGTGGCGATTGCCCGGACGCTGGCCATGAAACCCCAGGCGATTCTGTTCGATGAGCCCACCAGTGCTCTGGACCCCGAGACGGTAGGGGAAGTCTTGCAAGTCATGAAGGAACTGGCCGAGGAGGGCATGACCATGGTGGTTGTCACCCATGAAATGGGGTTTGCACGGGAAGTGGCGGATCGAGTCGTGGTGCTCGATCAGGGAGAGCTCATCGAGCAAGGCCCGCCTTCACAGATATTCAGCAAGCCGACTCATCCACGTACCAGGGCCTTTTTGAGCCGGGTTTTGCCGGAGGCACTCTTATGCTGA
- a CDS encoding gamma-glutamyltransferase family protein, giving the protein MLTFSAHQYPYASQRQSVFARRGMVAASQPLAAEAGIEIMRKGGNAIDAAIATAAALTVVEPTGCGIGGDAFALVWVKGQLHGLDASGHAPAALNIDAVKSAGHTEMPLYGWTPVTVSGCPSAWAELSTRFGRLPFADLLQPAISLAEEGFPVSPVVAHQWQIAFEQFSARREPAMQAWFDTFLIDGRTPKAGEIFCNPAQARTLSELAATRCESFYRGEIARRLDARSHADGGYLRLTDLQSYRPRWVEPISVNYRGYDVWEIPPSGQGLIALMTLQILQGFEFDHRDSQQTWHRQIEALKLAYSDGLHYITDPEYMRVAVADLLSEGYAQKRRELIDEKAIAPTPGDPHSSGTVYLATADAEGNMVSFIQSNYHGFGSGIVLPDSGIALQNRGQEFSLDPGHSNALAPGKQTLHTIIPGFLTREGQPIGPFGVMGGYMQPQGHVQMVMNLVDFGLNPQSALDAPRWQWLGGMKVGVEPAASRDLALSLARRGHEIEIACDLVDYGRGQIIVRDPDTGVLCGGTEPRADSHIAVW; this is encoded by the coding sequence ATGCTGACGTTTTCCGCTCATCAATATCCTTATGCATCCCAGCGCCAGAGTGTCTTTGCACGCCGTGGCATGGTTGCCGCTTCCCAGCCGCTGGCTGCCGAGGCAGGTATCGAAATCATGCGTAAGGGGGGCAACGCCATTGATGCCGCCATTGCCACGGCAGCGGCCTTGACGGTGGTCGAGCCCACTGGATGTGGTATCGGTGGTGATGCGTTTGCTCTGGTCTGGGTCAAAGGCCAGTTGCATGGGCTCGATGCCAGTGGTCATGCACCCGCGGCTTTGAACATCGATGCCGTCAAGTCGGCCGGCCACACGGAAATGCCTTTGTATGGCTGGACGCCAGTGACCGTATCCGGTTGCCCGTCGGCCTGGGCCGAACTGTCGACCCGGTTCGGGCGCTTGCCCTTTGCCGATCTGCTGCAACCGGCTATCAGTCTCGCCGAGGAAGGCTTTCCGGTTTCTCCTGTGGTCGCTCATCAATGGCAGATCGCATTCGAGCAATTCTCCGCCAGACGTGAGCCTGCCATGCAGGCATGGTTCGATACTTTCCTGATCGATGGCAGAACGCCGAAGGCAGGTGAGATATTCTGTAACCCCGCCCAGGCCCGGACCTTGAGCGAGCTGGCGGCGACCCGTTGCGAAAGCTTTTACCGAGGCGAAATCGCCCGCCGACTCGATGCCCGGTCACATGCTGACGGTGGCTACCTTCGCCTGACGGACCTGCAGAGCTATCGTCCCCGTTGGGTCGAGCCCATCAGCGTCAATTATCGCGGCTATGACGTCTGGGAAATTCCACCCAGCGGTCAGGGCCTGATCGCACTCATGACCCTGCAAATCCTTCAAGGGTTCGAGTTCGATCACCGGGACAGCCAGCAAACCTGGCACCGCCAGATCGAAGCCCTGAAACTCGCCTACAGTGACGGACTGCACTACATCACCGATCCCGAGTACATGCGCGTGGCGGTTGCCGATCTGTTGAGCGAAGGCTATGCGCAAAAGCGGCGCGAGCTGATCGACGAAAAAGCCATTGCACCGACACCGGGGGATCCGCATTCCAGCGGCACCGTCTACCTGGCAACGGCAGACGCCGAGGGCAATATGGTGTCGTTTATCCAGAGCAACTACCACGGCTTCGGGTCCGGCATCGTGCTGCCCGACAGTGGTATCGCGCTGCAGAACCGTGGCCAGGAATTCAGCCTGGACCCCGGGCATTCTAATGCTCTGGCACCCGGCAAACAGACGTTGCACACGATCATTCCGGGATTTCTGACCAGAGAGGGTCAGCCCATCGGGCCGTTCGGGGTCATGGGCGGATACATGCAGCCCCAGGGGCATGTGCAGATGGTGATGAACCTGGTGGATTTTGGCCTCAACCCGCAATCGGCGCTCGATGCGCCACGCTGGCAATGGCTGGGCGGCATGAAAGTGGGCGTTGAGCCCGCAGCCTCCCGTGATCTGGCTCTGTCGCTGGCCAGGAGAGGGCATGAGATCGAGATTGCCTGCGACCTGGTTGATTATGGTCGTGGCCAGATCATCGTGCGCGATCCTGATACCGGTGTGTTGTGTGGCGGGACGGAACCACGCGCCGACTCGCATATTGCGGTCTGGTAA
- the solA gene encoding N-methyl-L-tryptophan oxidase, translated as MEQRCEVAVLGLGAMGAATLYQLAKAGVNAIGVDRHNPPHTDGSSHGDTRITRLSVGEGPQYLPLVRNSHAIWRDLEALSGESLFEQCGVLVMSSHPAYDPQDPQDFTHKTIQLAQAYGVEHEVLSAPSIRQRFPQFAPVLDSAIGYFEPAGGYVRPERCIAVQLQLAKAHGAKVLTDETVTHLQTHGEGVRITTDKGSILANKVIVSAGMWSADLLGAPFDRLLRVCRQKLFWFELEDQAVFAPVSPSFILTHGPGEVDINYGFPPLAGEGSMKMATEQYVDVSQPETLERTITAAEEQDMFRTQVSGKIAGLTSRVVRSSVCAYTVTPDYHFIIDEHPRLKNVTVVSACSGHGFKHSAGLGQALAQQCIHGKSDVDLSAFSLKRFNLEE; from the coding sequence ATGGAACAACGGTGCGAAGTGGCAGTTCTGGGCCTGGGAGCCATGGGCGCGGCAACCCTTTATCAATTGGCCAAAGCCGGGGTCAATGCCATTGGCGTGGATCGCCACAACCCGCCACATACTGATGGCTCCAGCCACGGTGATACGCGCATCACCCGCCTTTCCGTCGGTGAAGGCCCACAATATCTGCCGCTGGTGCGCAACTCTCACGCCATATGGCGCGATCTGGAGGCGCTGTCCGGCGAGTCTCTGTTCGAGCAGTGCGGCGTGCTGGTGATGAGCTCCCATCCGGCTTACGACCCGCAAGACCCGCAGGACTTCACCCACAAGACCATCCAGCTGGCTCAAGCCTATGGCGTGGAGCACGAAGTGCTGTCGGCACCCTCCATTCGCCAGCGATTCCCGCAGTTTGCGCCGGTACTGGATAGCGCCATCGGCTACTTCGAGCCCGCCGGTGGTTATGTGCGGCCAGAGCGCTGCATTGCCGTGCAACTCCAGCTGGCCAAAGCCCATGGAGCCAAAGTCCTGACAGACGAAACCGTCACTCACTTGCAGACTCATGGCGAAGGCGTGCGCATTACGACCGATAAAGGCTCGATCCTGGCCAACAAGGTGATCGTCAGCGCTGGCATGTGGTCTGCCGACCTGCTCGGAGCGCCTTTTGATCGATTACTGAGGGTCTGCCGGCAAAAGCTGTTCTGGTTTGAACTGGAAGACCAGGCGGTCTTCGCGCCCGTCTCACCCAGCTTCATCCTCACCCACGGGCCGGGCGAGGTGGATATCAACTACGGCTTCCCGCCGCTGGCTGGCGAAGGCAGCATGAAGATGGCCACCGAGCAATACGTCGACGTCTCGCAACCAGAAACCCTGGAGCGGACTATCACGGCAGCAGAAGAACAGGACATGTTCAGGACCCAGGTCAGCGGCAAGATAGCCGGACTGACCTCCAGGGTCGTCAGATCCTCCGTATGCGCCTACACGGTGACACCGGATTACCACTTCATCATCGATGAACACCCACGCCTTAAAAACGTGACCGTTGTATCCGCCTGCTCGGGACACGGCTTCAAACATTCCGCCGGACTTGGGCAGGCACTGGCCCAACAGTGTATTCATGGAAAGAGTGATGTGGACTTGTCGGCGTTTTCGTTGAAGCGTTTCAATCTGGAAGAATAA
- a CDS encoding amino acid ABC transporter permease gives MDFSVISDNFAYLMVGAYPDGPLGGAALTLILSLLSGILAAALGLVLGVALVLVRGRTRWVLLGVLGFFRAIPVVMLIFWTYFLLPILFKIDVPALFTVVCALSLIGGAYLAHSVHSGILSLSSGQWAAAKALGMSPWQVLRLIILPQALPIMLPSFLNQWISLIKDTSLAYVIGVGELSFVATQVSNRVMVYPTEIFLFIALVYFIICSALDLMANRLTGAGSAKKS, from the coding sequence ATGGACTTTTCAGTCATAAGCGACAACTTCGCCTACCTAATGGTGGGCGCGTACCCGGACGGGCCATTGGGCGGTGCGGCACTGACGCTGATCCTAAGCTTGCTGTCAGGCATTCTGGCCGCCGCATTGGGCCTGGTGCTGGGGGTGGCTCTGGTGCTGGTGCGCGGCCGGACACGCTGGGTATTGCTGGGCGTGCTGGGTTTCTTTCGCGCCATTCCGGTGGTGATGCTGATTTTCTGGACCTACTTCCTGCTGCCGATCCTGTTCAAGATCGATGTCCCGGCCTTGTTCACCGTGGTCTGCGCCCTCTCGCTGATTGGTGGCGCCTACCTGGCGCACTCCGTCCACTCGGGCATCCTCAGCCTGTCTTCAGGCCAATGGGCGGCCGCCAAGGCGCTGGGCATGAGCCCGTGGCAAGTACTGCGCCTGATCATCCTGCCCCAGGCACTGCCGATCATGCTGCCTTCGTTCCTCAATCAATGGATCTCCCTGATAAAAGATACCTCGCTGGCCTATGTGATCGGCGTCGGTGAGCTGTCGTTCGTGGCCACACAGGTCAGCAACCGGGTCATGGTGTATCCCACGGAGATTTTCCTGTTCATCGCTCTGGTGTACTTCATCATCTGCTCGGCACTGGACCTGATGGCCAATCGACTCACGGGCGCCGGAAGCGCGAAAAAAAGCTGA
- a CDS encoding amino acid ABC transporter permease has translation MFGELLGPQYLHLLFDGFLLTLGLSILVCLSATALGFLVCLARISSSRLWSWPARGYLSLFRNTPLLVQLFFWYFGVSALLPEALVSWLNMPHEVNLAGLLIEWPSFEFLAGFWGLMLYSSAFIAEEFRAGVASVRTQQRIAGQALGLRPAQVWRYVVLPQAVRTALGPLLGQYMNVLKNSSLTMAIGLAELSYASRQVETETFKAFQAFGIATLLYIVSIALIEAIGQMIQHSKRYRQGAA, from the coding sequence ATGTTCGGTGAACTGCTGGGCCCGCAATACCTGCATTTGTTGTTCGATGGATTTCTGCTCACGCTAGGCCTGTCGATCCTGGTCTGCCTGAGCGCCACAGCGCTTGGCTTCCTTGTCTGCCTGGCACGGATTTCCTCTTCGCGTCTCTGGTCCTGGCCTGCACGGGGCTATCTGTCGCTGTTTCGCAATACGCCTCTGCTGGTGCAGTTGTTCTTCTGGTACTTCGGGGTCAGCGCCCTGTTGCCCGAAGCGCTGGTCAGCTGGCTGAACATGCCTCACGAAGTGAACCTGGCCGGCCTGCTGATCGAATGGCCGTCATTCGAGTTCCTTGCCGGTTTCTGGGGCCTGATGCTCTATAGCAGTGCGTTCATTGCCGAAGAGTTTCGTGCCGGTGTCGCGTCGGTACGCACCCAGCAGCGTATTGCCGGACAGGCTCTGGGGCTTCGCCCCGCGCAGGTCTGGCGTTATGTCGTGCTGCCTCAGGCCGTGCGCACGGCGCTTGGGCCATTGCTGGGGCAATACATGAATGTGCTGAAAAACTCGTCGCTGACCATGGCCATCGGCCTGGCCGAACTGTCCTATGCCTCGCGTCAGGTCGAAACCGAAACCTTCAAGGCTTTCCAGGCCTTCGGTATCGCGACCTTGCTGTATATCGTGAGCATCGCTCTGATCGAAGCCATCGGCCAGATGATCCAGCACAGCAAGCGTTATCGCCAGGGAGCGGCCTGA
- a CDS encoding ABC transporter substrate-binding protein: MKKLTAITALSLAVLSGLAHADRLEDIKKSGVLRVAAFDSNPPFGFVDAKSKQIEGLDVDYAKAIADKLGVKLQLQPTNPANRVPLLVANKVDLVLANFTITPERAEQVNFSIPYFSSGQQFIVKKGTLKNQDDLNKWRVGVDKGTVNEGVLREKFPGAKVIAYDDTPFAFTALRNGNVQAITQDGPKLIGLLANVPDKDKYEVPPFTISNDLIGVGIPKGETALTEFVNQTLVELESKGQAQKIYDTWFGPNTPTPLARLFKIGDKS; this comes from the coding sequence ATGAAAAAATTGACTGCCATTACTGCCCTGTCCCTCGCCGTGCTCTCGGGTCTGGCTCACGCCGACCGCCTGGAAGACATCAAAAAATCCGGTGTCTTGAGGGTCGCTGCTTTCGACAGCAATCCGCCGTTCGGTTTTGTAGATGCAAAAAGCAAGCAAATAGAGGGCCTGGATGTGGATTACGCCAAGGCCATCGCCGACAAACTGGGTGTGAAGCTGCAATTGCAACCCACAAACCCTGCAAACCGGGTGCCGCTATTGGTCGCCAACAAGGTCGATCTGGTTCTGGCCAATTTCACCATCACCCCGGAACGGGCCGAGCAGGTGAACTTCAGCATCCCCTACTTTTCCTCGGGCCAGCAGTTCATCGTCAAGAAAGGCACGCTCAAGAATCAGGATGACCTGAACAAATGGCGTGTGGGCGTCGACAAGGGCACCGTCAACGAAGGCGTGCTGCGCGAGAAATTCCCCGGCGCAAAAGTCATTGCCTACGATGATACGCCTTTTGCCTTTACCGCATTGCGCAACGGTAACGTGCAGGCCATCACTCAAGACGGTCCAAAACTGATCGGTCTGCTGGCCAATGTGCCGGACAAGGACAAATACGAAGTCCCGCCCTTCACCATTTCCAATGACCTGATCGGAGTCGGAATTCCGAAAGGCGAAACCGCACTGACCGAGTTCGTCAACCAGACGCTGGTAGAGCTGGAATCCAAGGGGCAGGCACAGAAGATCTATGACACCTGGTTCGGCCCGAACACCCCGACACCTCTGGCCCGTCTGTTCAAGATCGGTGACAAGAGCTGA
- a CDS encoding sigma 54-interacting transcriptional regulator, whose amino-acid sequence MNTDSSQMEHEVLDIFGTLQSFIRKAAPLNVDMVLEGETGTGKDTLARRIHQLSGREGPLVALNCAAVPEQLAESELFGVMAGAYTGASKSRAGYIEASHNGTLYLDEIDSMPLLLQAKLLRVLEMRGIERLGSTRFVSLNLRVIVATQTPLEKLVEEGKFRRDLFFRLNVIKIQLPTLRSRLDHLPSLFERFVMETAQKHHQPIPQRDPAVLNRLLSHRWPGNIRELKCAAERFVLGMSPLGTDEDPHLEGNVPLKGYLRQFEKALIQDCLSRHPKCIESVISELGIPRRTLYHRMKSLSINSPEP is encoded by the coding sequence ATGAATACTGACTCTTCGCAGATGGAGCATGAGGTCCTCGATATCTTTGGCACGCTGCAGTCGTTTATCCGCAAGGCGGCTCCGCTCAATGTCGACATGGTGCTGGAGGGGGAGACGGGCACCGGCAAGGACACCCTGGCACGACGCATTCACCAGCTGTCGGGTCGCGAAGGCCCTCTGGTCGCACTCAACTGTGCTGCCGTGCCCGAGCAACTTGCCGAGAGTGAGCTTTTCGGGGTCATGGCGGGGGCATACACCGGCGCATCCAAGTCGCGGGCAGGCTATATAGAAGCGTCCCACAACGGGACGCTCTATCTGGATGAAATCGACAGCATGCCGTTGCTGCTCCAGGCCAAGCTGCTGCGTGTGCTGGAAATGCGCGGAATAGAGCGCTTGGGCTCGACACGTTTCGTGTCCCTGAACCTGCGTGTGATCGTCGCGACACAGACACCGCTGGAAAAACTGGTAGAGGAGGGCAAGTTTCGGCGAGATCTGTTTTTTCGCCTGAACGTCATCAAGATCCAGTTGCCTACCCTGCGTTCGCGCCTTGACCATCTTCCTTCGTTGTTCGAGCGCTTCGTCATGGAGACGGCTCAAAAACACCATCAGCCGATTCCCCAGCGCGACCCTGCCGTGCTCAATCGCCTGCTCAGCCACCGCTGGCCCGGCAATATCCGCGAGCTTAAATGTGCAGCCGAGCGTTTCGTGCTGGGCATGTCACCGCTGGGCACCGACGAAGATCCGCACCTGGAAGGCAATGTTCCTCTCAAGGGTTATCTTCGCCAGTTCGAAAAGGCTCTCATCCAGGATTGTCTGTCGCGTCATCCCAAGTGTATCGAGTCCGTGATCAGTGAACTGGGCATTCCCCGACGCACCCTTTATCACCGCATGAAAAGCCTCAGTATCAACTCGCCGGAGCCGTAG